One genomic window of Polyangium aurulentum includes the following:
- a CDS encoding SAM-dependent methyltransferase: protein MSARSRNPYKKADSFTKAAKAQGYPARSVFKLEEIDHRVRLLRQGQRVLDLGAAPGSWSIYAAKKIGPKGQLLAIDLTEIRSSLGPNATFVQGDALSLSNEDLARFAPYDVVLSDMAPSTTGSKVADQTRSFELFDRAVDVAAALSAPGGAFVGKLFMSEDFVKARDKLRKLYDEVRNIRPEGTRSQSSEVFLVGLGFLGPGAKKDAP, encoded by the coding sequence GTGAGCGCACGGAGCCGTAACCCGTACAAGAAGGCCGATTCTTTCACCAAGGCCGCCAAGGCGCAGGGCTACCCCGCCCGCAGCGTCTTCAAGCTGGAAGAGATCGACCACCGGGTGCGGCTCCTGCGCCAGGGCCAGCGCGTGCTCGACCTCGGCGCCGCCCCAGGCTCCTGGTCGATCTACGCCGCCAAGAAGATCGGCCCCAAGGGCCAGCTCCTCGCCATCGATCTCACCGAGATCCGCAGCTCCCTCGGCCCCAACGCCACGTTCGTGCAAGGCGACGCGCTCTCGCTCTCCAACGAGGACCTCGCGCGCTTCGCCCCCTACGACGTCGTGCTCAGCGACATGGCCCCCTCCACGACGGGCAGCAAGGTCGCCGATCAGACCCGGAGCTTCGAGCTGTTCGATCGCGCCGTCGACGTCGCCGCCGCGCTCAGCGCCCCCGGCGGCGCCTTCGTCGGCAAGCTCTTCATGAGCGAAGACTTCGTCAAGGCCCGCGACAAACTCCGCAAGCTCTACGACGAAGTGCGCAACATCCGCCCCGAAGGCACGCGCAGCCAGAGCTCCGAGGTCTTCCTCGTCGGGCTCGGCTTCCTCGGCCCCGGCGCGAAGAAGGACGCCCCGTGA
- the rplC gene encoding 50S ribosomal protein L3: protein MNKNPGILGKKIGMTQIFDEKGEVLRCTVVQAGCVVIGKRTVEKDGYSAIIVGLGERKEKHTPKPLLGAYKKTQQTPKRIVRELRLSPEEAAKYEVGQKVGVDQVFTVGQFVDAQGKTRGRGFTGVVRRWNFAGAVSTHGTHEYRRHGGSIGTNMTPGRTLPGLKMPGQYGNETVSALNLKVARIIPEEDLVLIEGGIPGPDGSIVLVRGAVKKKNAGVPAAAK, encoded by the coding sequence ATGAACAAGAACCCCGGCATCCTCGGCAAGAAGATCGGGATGACCCAGATCTTCGACGAAAAGGGCGAGGTCCTCCGCTGCACGGTCGTGCAGGCGGGCTGCGTCGTCATCGGCAAGCGCACGGTCGAGAAGGACGGCTACAGCGCCATCATCGTCGGCCTCGGGGAGCGCAAAGAGAAGCACACGCCGAAGCCCCTGCTCGGCGCCTACAAGAAGACGCAGCAGACCCCGAAGCGCATCGTGCGCGAGCTGCGCCTGTCGCCCGAGGAGGCCGCGAAGTACGAGGTCGGCCAGAAGGTCGGCGTCGACCAGGTCTTCACCGTCGGCCAGTTCGTCGACGCCCAGGGCAAGACCCGCGGCCGCGGCTTCACCGGCGTCGTGCGCCGCTGGAACTTCGCCGGCGCCGTCTCGACCCACGGCACCCACGAGTACCGCCGTCACGGCGGCTCGATCGGTACGAACATGACCCCCGGCCGCACCCTCCCCGGCCTCAAGATGCCCGGCCAGTACGGCAACGAGACCGTCAGCGCCCTCAACCTGAAGGTCGCTCGCATCATCCCCGAGGAGGACCTCGTCCTCATCGAGGGCGGCATCCCCGGCCCGGACGGCTCGATCGTCCTCGTCCGCGGCGCCGTGAAGAAGAAGAACGCGGGCGTTCCTGCGGCCGCGAAGTAA
- a CDS encoding heavy metal translocating P-type ATPase, producing the protein MDGMEHGQSGPAGATAGKVKDPVCGMMVTPGAAKGGSHEHAGVTYWFCNPRCRERFAADPAKYLAPPAEKPAEPATAGKVKDPVCGMMVTPGVAKGGSHEHAGVTHWFCNPRCREKFAADPAKYLAPPAEKPAEPPPVKAPAGTIYTCPMDPEIRQDKPGSCPICGMALEPLLAPSAEEPPNPELESMSRRLWVSAALAVPLLVLGMSPMLPGDPLHALPAKSWIEFALAAPIVLWGGAPFFERGVASIKNRRLNMFTLIAIGTGTAFLYSIAATLAPGAFPSSFRGHGGAVPVYFEAAGVIITLVLLGQVLELRARSRTSGAIRALLGLAPSTARIVREGGAEEDVPIERVVVGDRLRVRPGERVPVDGAVIEGSSAVDESMVTGEPIPIEKGPGDRVTGGTVNGTGGFVMRAERVGEGTLLARIVQMVSEAQRTRAPIQRLADAVSAWFVPTVVLVALATFVVWAIFGPEPRFAFALLNAVAVLIIACPCALGLATPMSIMVGAGRGATAGVLIKNAEALEALERVDTLVLDKTGTLTEGKPAVAAVVPLADLDEAAILRLAASLERGSEHPLASAILAAARDRGIALPPSATEFRSLTGRGVTGVVDGERAALGNLKLLEELGIPAEGLGDRAEALRREGQTVVFVARDGRAVGLVGVADPIKATAAEALAALRAEGLHIVMLTGDGRTTALAVAKQLGIDEVEAEVLPDQKSSAIERLSRAGRVVAMAGDGINDAPALARAAVGIAMGTGTDVAMESAGVTLVRGDLRALVRARRLSRATMRNIRQNLFFAFVYNGLGVPLAAGVLYPFFGLLLSPMIASAAMSLSSVSVIANALRLRAVRL; encoded by the coding sequence ATGGACGGGATGGAGCACGGGCAGAGCGGCCCTGCGGGCGCGACGGCGGGCAAGGTGAAGGACCCGGTCTGCGGGATGATGGTGACGCCCGGGGCGGCGAAGGGCGGCAGCCACGAGCACGCGGGGGTGACGTACTGGTTCTGCAACCCGCGCTGCCGGGAGAGGTTCGCGGCGGATCCGGCGAAGTACCTCGCGCCCCCCGCGGAGAAGCCGGCCGAGCCCGCGACGGCGGGCAAGGTGAAGGACCCGGTCTGCGGGATGATGGTGACGCCCGGGGTGGCGAAGGGCGGCAGCCACGAGCACGCGGGGGTGACGCACTGGTTCTGCAACCCGCGCTGCCGGGAGAAGTTCGCGGCGGATCCGGCGAAGTACCTCGCGCCCCCCGCGGAGAAGCCGGCCGAGCCCCCGCCCGTGAAGGCGCCGGCCGGCACGATCTACACCTGTCCTATGGATCCCGAGATCCGGCAGGACAAACCCGGGTCTTGCCCGATCTGCGGCATGGCGCTCGAGCCGCTGCTCGCGCCGAGCGCGGAGGAGCCGCCGAACCCGGAGCTCGAGAGCATGTCGCGGCGCCTGTGGGTCTCGGCCGCGCTCGCGGTGCCGCTCCTCGTGCTCGGCATGTCGCCCATGCTGCCGGGCGATCCGCTGCACGCGCTCCCCGCGAAGAGCTGGATCGAGTTCGCCCTCGCGGCGCCGATCGTCCTCTGGGGCGGCGCTCCGTTCTTCGAGCGCGGCGTGGCGTCGATCAAGAACCGGCGCCTCAACATGTTCACGCTCATCGCGATCGGCACCGGCACGGCGTTTCTCTACAGCATCGCGGCCACGCTCGCGCCGGGCGCGTTTCCGAGCTCGTTCCGCGGGCACGGGGGCGCGGTGCCCGTCTACTTCGAGGCCGCAGGGGTCATCATCACGCTCGTCCTGCTCGGACAGGTGCTCGAGCTGCGCGCGCGCAGCCGCACCTCGGGCGCGATCCGCGCGCTGCTCGGGCTCGCGCCCTCGACGGCGCGCATCGTCCGCGAGGGAGGCGCGGAGGAGGACGTTCCGATCGAGCGCGTCGTCGTCGGCGACCGCCTGCGCGTGCGCCCCGGCGAGCGCGTGCCCGTCGACGGCGCCGTGATCGAGGGCTCGAGCGCGGTCGACGAGTCCATGGTCACCGGCGAGCCGATCCCCATCGAGAAGGGCCCGGGGGATCGCGTCACGGGCGGCACGGTGAACGGCACGGGCGGGTTCGTCATGCGGGCCGAGCGCGTGGGGGAGGGGACCTTGCTCGCGCGCATCGTCCAGATGGTCTCCGAGGCGCAGCGCACGCGCGCCCCGATCCAGCGCCTCGCCGATGCGGTCTCCGCGTGGTTCGTCCCGACGGTCGTCCTCGTCGCGCTCGCGACGTTCGTCGTGTGGGCGATCTTCGGCCCCGAGCCGCGCTTCGCCTTCGCCCTGCTCAACGCGGTCGCGGTGCTCATCATCGCCTGCCCTTGCGCGCTCGGGCTCGCGACGCCGATGTCCATCATGGTGGGCGCGGGGCGAGGCGCCACGGCGGGCGTGTTGATCAAGAACGCCGAGGCCCTCGAGGCGCTCGAGCGCGTCGACACGCTCGTGCTCGACAAGACCGGCACGCTCACCGAGGGCAAGCCCGCGGTGGCCGCCGTCGTGCCCCTCGCGGATCTCGACGAGGCTGCGATCCTTCGCCTCGCTGCGAGCCTCGAGCGCGGCAGCGAGCATCCTCTCGCCTCGGCGATCCTCGCAGCCGCGCGCGATCGAGGGATCGCGCTGCCGCCGTCCGCGACCGAGTTCCGATCGCTCACGGGCCGCGGCGTCACGGGCGTCGTCGACGGCGAGCGCGCGGCGCTCGGCAACCTGAAGCTCCTCGAAGAGCTCGGGATCCCGGCAGAGGGGCTCGGGGATCGCGCCGAGGCGCTGCGCCGGGAGGGGCAGACCGTCGTGTTCGTCGCGCGCGATGGTCGCGCAGTCGGGCTCGTCGGCGTGGCGGATCCGATCAAGGCGACCGCGGCCGAGGCGCTCGCGGCTCTGCGCGCGGAGGGGCTGCACATCGTGATGCTCACGGGCGACGGGCGCACGACGGCCCTCGCGGTGGCGAAGCAGCTCGGCATCGACGAGGTCGAGGCGGAGGTGCTGCCCGATCAGAAGTCCTCCGCGATCGAGCGGCTCTCGCGCGCAGGCCGCGTGGTGGCGATGGCTGGCGACGGCATCAACGACGCGCCTGCGCTCGCCCGCGCCGCCGTGGGCATCGCGATGGGCACGGGCACCGACGTGGCCATGGAGAGCGCGGGCGTCACCCTCGTCCGCGGCGACCTTCGCGCGCTCGTACGGGCGCGCCGGCTGAGCCGCGCCACGATGCGCAACATCCGCCAGAATCTCTTCTTCGCGTTCGTCTACAACGGCCTCGGCGTCCCGCTCGCGGCGGGGGTGCTCTACCCGTTCTTCGGCCTGCTGCTGAGCCCCATGATTGCAAGCGCCGCCATGAGCTTGAGCAGCGTGTCGGTCATCGCGAACGCGCTGCGTCTGCGGGCCGTACGTCTCTGA
- a CDS encoding IMP dehydrogenase — translation MARERNRNGLAGSMEMRGTPSTTEDVVGARAAPPGRTSVIVEPEEAIVPSKAARRYCAVEPGAEQRTASVREAILPLLCFTAVAVVVAVLSKSLVVRAAVPIALGVVLVALLVRAAAKRGGGKLGVDKRGVSLDGHRLFFHAAAGRPRLLFSMREPFGMTLVASPRRDRMVAVWSSPEGLFQVGASFQGAPRRALGALFDRAFTMSGDEAALEAIGPDGVALELSASDFSSLVFAVEDVDPACVERLVLSDARGAPLTLDGRELVVGERRFDLTAPLEWRPFVFQEAFGSAVAVYQGTWVRQGANETVLVALLPSILPFEPDEEGDLDRCLLRDMRLMAASPEAPPSREVRVAIDRLFVLPVRAALDKAPRASQQPTRARA, via the coding sequence ATGGCACGCGAGCGCAATCGCAACGGGTTGGCAGGCTCGATGGAGATGCGGGGGACGCCCTCCACGACGGAGGACGTCGTGGGCGCACGCGCCGCACCTCCAGGGCGGACTTCGGTGATCGTGGAGCCCGAGGAGGCGATCGTGCCGAGCAAGGCGGCTCGGCGTTACTGCGCGGTCGAACCAGGCGCCGAGCAGCGCACCGCCAGCGTGCGCGAGGCCATCTTGCCGCTGCTCTGCTTCACGGCCGTCGCGGTCGTGGTGGCGGTCCTGAGTAAGAGCCTGGTGGTCCGCGCGGCGGTGCCGATCGCCCTCGGCGTGGTGCTCGTCGCGCTGCTCGTGCGCGCGGCGGCGAAGCGCGGAGGCGGCAAGCTGGGCGTGGACAAACGAGGCGTCTCGCTCGACGGCCATCGCCTCTTCTTCCACGCGGCGGCGGGGCGTCCGCGGCTGCTCTTTTCGATGCGCGAGCCGTTCGGGATGACGCTCGTGGCGAGCCCGCGGCGCGATCGCATGGTGGCCGTGTGGAGCTCGCCCGAGGGCCTCTTCCAGGTGGGCGCGAGCTTCCAGGGGGCACCTCGGCGAGCGCTCGGCGCGCTCTTCGATCGCGCCTTCACCATGAGCGGCGACGAGGCGGCGCTCGAGGCGATCGGCCCCGATGGCGTGGCGCTCGAGCTGTCCGCGAGCGATTTCTCGTCGCTCGTGTTCGCGGTGGAGGACGTCGATCCGGCGTGCGTGGAGCGGCTGGTGCTCTCCGACGCGCGCGGCGCGCCGCTCACGCTCGACGGGCGCGAGCTGGTCGTGGGCGAGCGCCGCTTCGATCTCACCGCGCCGCTCGAGTGGCGCCCGTTCGTCTTCCAGGAGGCCTTTGGATCGGCGGTCGCGGTCTACCAGGGCACGTGGGTTCGCCAGGGCGCGAACGAGACGGTGCTGGTGGCGCTCTTGCCTTCGATCCTGCCCTTCGAGCCCGACGAGGAGGGCGACCTCGATCGCTGCCTGCTGCGCGACATGCGCCTGATGGCCGCGTCGCCGGAGGCGCCGCCCTCGCGCGAGGTGCGCGTCGCGATCGACAGGCTCTTCGTCCTGCCCGTACGCGCAGCGCTCGACAAAGCGCCGCGCGCATCGCAGCAGCCCACCCGCGCGCGCGCCTAG
- a CDS encoding SCP2 sterol-binding domain-containing protein, translating to MSAHHFPEAMMAVDIQKLFNEEIPSKLSSNADKAKEIGAKYQFNITGDGGGEWFIDLTDSGPSSQQGSPGGADCTITITAEDFQKLHENPNANGMQLFFAGKLKVAGNPMLAQKLQKLFQL from the coding sequence ATGTCGGCGCACCATTTTCCGGAGGCGATGATGGCCGTCGACATTCAGAAGCTCTTCAACGAGGAAATTCCTTCCAAGCTCTCGAGCAACGCCGACAAGGCCAAGGAGATCGGCGCGAAGTACCAGTTCAACATCACGGGCGACGGCGGCGGCGAGTGGTTCATCGACCTCACGGACTCGGGCCCCTCGTCGCAGCAGGGCAGCCCCGGCGGCGCTGACTGCACGATCACCATCACGGCCGAGGACTTCCAGAAGCTCCACGAGAACCCGAACGCGAACGGCATGCAGCTGTTCTTCGCGGGCAAGCTCAAGGTCGCGGGCAACCCGATGCTCGCGCAGAAGCTGCAGAAGCTCTTCCAGCTCTGA
- a CDS encoding CaiB/BaiF CoA transferase family protein, translated as MRPLVGTRILDLSRLLPGPFATLVLADLGANVDKIEDLGGGDYMRHMPPHIAGESAAFQLLNRGKRSALLDLKRPEGRAAFERLVASYDVLFDQFRPGVLARLGLGHDALRAINPKLIICALTGYGQTGPLAQRAGHDIDYLARGGLLGVQGPEDGAPQPPGFQLADVSGGMWCVIAILAALAERQRTGEGRVLDISMTDGVLGFASVTLGAMLAGEVKPRGADVLTGGIAPYNTYLSKDGHPLALGALEPKFWMAFCAAAGITPRMEALLPGPHQAEIKAELRSVFASKTREEWIALAAVHDCCLEPAVAPEDLRDDPLVRARELFFELETSRGRIPQLRTPVTPKGTDFTPPPRAGEHTRAVLRDGGFSDAEIDDLVKAGAIREA; from the coding sequence ATGCGTCCTCTCGTCGGCACTCGGATCCTCGACCTCTCGCGGCTCCTCCCCGGCCCGTTCGCGACCCTGGTGCTCGCGGACCTCGGCGCCAACGTCGACAAGATCGAGGACCTCGGCGGCGGCGACTACATGCGCCACATGCCCCCGCACATCGCGGGCGAGAGCGCCGCGTTCCAGCTCCTGAACCGCGGCAAGCGCAGCGCGCTCCTCGACCTGAAGCGCCCCGAGGGGAGGGCCGCGTTCGAGCGCCTCGTGGCCTCGTACGACGTGCTCTTCGATCAGTTCCGCCCTGGCGTGCTCGCGCGCCTCGGGCTCGGGCACGACGCGCTGCGCGCCATCAACCCGAAGCTCATCATTTGCGCGCTCACCGGCTACGGGCAGACCGGGCCGCTCGCGCAGCGGGCAGGGCACGACATCGACTACCTCGCGCGCGGCGGGCTGCTCGGCGTGCAAGGCCCCGAGGACGGAGCGCCGCAGCCGCCTGGCTTTCAGCTCGCCGACGTGAGCGGCGGCATGTGGTGCGTCATCGCGATCCTCGCGGCGCTCGCCGAGCGACAGCGTACGGGGGAGGGGCGCGTGCTCGACATCTCGATGACCGACGGCGTGCTCGGCTTCGCCTCCGTGACGCTCGGCGCGATGCTCGCGGGCGAGGTCAAGCCGCGCGGCGCGGACGTGCTCACGGGCGGGATCGCGCCGTACAACACGTACCTGTCGAAGGACGGCCATCCGCTCGCGCTCGGCGCGCTCGAGCCGAAGTTCTGGATGGCGTTCTGCGCTGCCGCGGGCATCACGCCGCGCATGGAGGCGCTCCTCCCCGGCCCGCATCAGGCCGAGATCAAGGCCGAGCTCCGCAGCGTGTTCGCGAGCAAGACGCGCGAGGAGTGGATCGCGCTCGCGGCCGTGCACGACTGCTGCCTCGAGCCTGCAGTGGCGCCCGAGGATCTGCGCGACGATCCGCTCGTGCGTGCCCGCGAGCTGTTCTTCGAGCTCGAGACCTCGCGCGGCCGCATCCCGCAGCTACGCACGCCGGTCACGCCGAAGGGAACGGACTTCACCCCGCCGCCTCGCGCGGGCGAGCACACGCGCGCGGTCTTGCGCGACGGCGGCTTCTCGGATGCCGAGATCGACGATCTGGTGAAGGCGGGGGCGATCCGCGAGGCCTAG
- a CDS encoding protein kinase domain-containing protein, which translates to MPDPLICPQCATPCEPAHRFCPVCGFRLEELQTRSDDPLIGSTLPGGYVILELIGVGGMGRVYRAEQKALGRTVAVKIIHPHLLGDESASVRFITEARAASRLNHPNIVSVFDFGKSDSQLYLVMEFLRGKDLARVDYEEGPLSFRRIVDILCQVLAGLAEAHHLGIIHRDLKPENVVLEAMRTGGDFVKVVDFGLAKMREVPSTHITSPGIVCGTPDYMSPEQGRGDPIDGRSDLYTCGVLLFQLLTGRLPFESESPTQVVLMHLTVPPPNPAEVAPGRNIPQPLVDVTLRSLQKDAARRFQTADEFSNALRSALVQMERAHTSAQPPPSEDGIHCPACGTPAYRGQKFCGECGSRVASAPPASQPRRLAHAAPAAPPPPRPRMSSLAELPLPFVGREGDLEWLDARRFEVEGSLVTARILGDSGIGKTRLLREFISLAAAAGDFIVEAGPDPWGADVGYHALRGAVSGLAGLPAGGGEPHQWSSATPEARAGLMTIFGKVDRSAQQSSPNVWSKPQPGVMLPEDRRFTVAEALRWAIMRAHEKHEGHLVVLAIDDLHAVDGGSRNAFADVVAEPPFHPLLIVAAHAPNFDPGWGGLVRPLSGLPTSTVSQIVGTAMPLRSSSGVENRTVPPLYVDQVVRFATEGGTNPPARLADLVALRIERLPSDARRVLQAVSVVGDADGAVNLERLLPDVYDLGAMLTALAAAGLIEESDGQIRAAHPLVREIALATTPVAVRRDLHARALCGPDGDPLPLPLEVRALHAYHAQDSLEALMLLEQVADRSNDRGDGSGAVLALRRGLDLARRELFRGELDDPVQAVLIFSRKLGEALARSGALTDADGVLREALDLAGPNGPERARLLGALAFVARERDRSKDAIVYLREALEIARHHAANDLVSSLERMRHDWTMG; encoded by the coding sequence GTGCCGGACCCCCTCATCTGCCCGCAATGCGCGACCCCTTGCGAGCCGGCACACCGCTTTTGCCCTGTCTGCGGCTTCCGCCTGGAAGAGCTCCAGACGCGCTCGGACGATCCGCTGATCGGCTCGACGCTGCCCGGCGGCTACGTGATCCTCGAGCTCATCGGCGTGGGCGGCATGGGCCGCGTTTACCGCGCCGAGCAGAAGGCGCTCGGGCGGACGGTGGCGGTCAAGATCATCCACCCGCACCTGCTCGGCGACGAGAGCGCCTCGGTCCGGTTCATCACGGAAGCCCGCGCGGCGAGCAGGCTCAACCACCCGAACATCGTCAGCGTCTTCGATTTCGGCAAGAGCGACAGCCAGCTCTACCTCGTGATGGAGTTCTTGCGCGGCAAGGACCTCGCGCGCGTCGACTACGAAGAGGGGCCGCTGTCGTTCCGGCGCATCGTCGACATCCTCTGCCAGGTCCTTGCCGGCCTCGCCGAGGCGCACCACCTCGGCATCATCCACCGCGATCTGAAGCCCGAGAACGTGGTGCTCGAGGCCATGCGCACGGGCGGCGACTTCGTGAAGGTCGTCGACTTCGGCCTCGCCAAGATGCGCGAGGTGCCGAGCACGCACATCACGAGCCCCGGCATCGTCTGCGGAACCCCCGACTACATGTCCCCCGAGCAGGGCAGGGGCGATCCAATCGACGGCAGGAGCGACCTGTACACCTGCGGCGTCCTGCTCTTCCAGCTCCTCACGGGCCGGCTGCCCTTCGAGTCCGAGTCGCCCACGCAGGTCGTGCTCATGCACCTCACGGTGCCCCCGCCGAACCCGGCCGAGGTCGCCCCCGGGCGCAACATCCCGCAGCCGCTCGTCGACGTCACCTTGCGATCGCTCCAGAAGGACGCGGCGCGCCGCTTCCAGACCGCGGACGAGTTCTCGAACGCGCTGCGCTCGGCCCTCGTGCAGATGGAGCGCGCCCACACCTCCGCGCAGCCGCCGCCGAGCGAGGACGGCATCCACTGCCCCGCGTGCGGCACCCCCGCCTACCGAGGCCAGAAGTTCTGCGGCGAGTGCGGCTCGCGCGTCGCCTCCGCCCCGCCCGCGAGCCAGCCCCGACGCCTCGCCCACGCGGCGCCGGCCGCTCCTCCTCCTCCGCGCCCGCGCATGTCGAGCCTCGCCGAGCTGCCCTTGCCCTTCGTCGGTCGCGAGGGCGATCTCGAGTGGCTCGACGCCCGGCGCTTCGAGGTCGAAGGCTCGCTCGTCACCGCGCGCATCCTCGGCGACAGCGGCATCGGCAAGACGCGCCTGCTCCGCGAGTTCATCAGCCTCGCCGCCGCCGCAGGCGACTTCATCGTCGAAGCAGGCCCCGATCCCTGGGGCGCCGACGTCGGCTATCACGCGCTGCGTGGGGCGGTCAGCGGGCTCGCGGGGCTGCCCGCAGGCGGAGGCGAGCCGCACCAGTGGAGCTCGGCCACGCCCGAGGCGCGCGCGGGCCTGATGACGATCTTCGGCAAGGTCGATCGCTCCGCGCAGCAGTCGAGCCCGAACGTGTGGTCGAAGCCCCAGCCGGGCGTGATGCTCCCCGAGGACCGCCGCTTCACCGTGGCCGAGGCGCTGCGCTGGGCGATCATGCGCGCGCACGAGAAGCACGAGGGCCACCTCGTCGTGCTCGCCATCGACGATCTGCACGCCGTCGACGGCGGCAGCCGCAACGCCTTCGCCGACGTCGTCGCCGAGCCGCCCTTCCACCCGCTGCTCATCGTCGCCGCGCACGCGCCCAACTTCGATCCGGGCTGGGGCGGCCTCGTGCGCCCGCTGAGCGGCCTGCCCACCTCCACGGTCTCGCAGATCGTCGGCACCGCGATGCCCCTGCGCTCGAGCTCCGGCGTCGAGAACCGCACGGTGCCGCCGCTCTACGTCGACCAGGTCGTGCGCTTCGCGACCGAGGGCGGGACCAACCCTCCCGCGCGCCTCGCCGACCTGGTCGCCCTGCGCATCGAGCGCCTGCCCTCGGACGCGCGGCGCGTCCTTCAAGCCGTCAGCGTCGTCGGCGACGCCGACGGAGCCGTGAACCTCGAGCGGCTCCTGCCCGACGTCTACGATCTCGGCGCCATGCTCACCGCGCTGGCCGCCGCTGGATTGATCGAGGAGAGCGACGGCCAGATCCGCGCCGCCCACCCGCTCGTCCGCGAGATCGCCCTCGCCACGACGCCCGTCGCCGTCCGTCGCGATCTGCACGCGCGCGCGCTGTGCGGGCCCGACGGCGATCCCTTGCCCTTGCCCCTCGAGGTCCGCGCGCTGCACGCCTACCACGCGCAGGACTCGCTCGAAGCCTTGATGCTGCTCGAGCAGGTCGCAGACCGATCCAACGATCGAGGCGACGGCTCGGGCGCCGTCCTCGCGCTCCGGCGCGGCCTCGACCTCGCGCGGCGCGAGCTGTTCCGCGGCGAGCTCGACGATCCGGTGCAGGCGGTGCTCATCTTCAGCCGCAAGCTCGGCGAGGCCCTGGCGCGCTCGGGGGCGCTCACCGACGCCGACGGCGTCCTGCGCGAGGCCCTCGATCTCGCCGGTCCGAACGGCCCCGAGCGAGCGCGTCTCCTCGGCGCGCTCGCGTTCGTGGCCCGCGAGCGAGACCGCTCCAAGGACGCGATCGTGTACCTGCGCGAGGCGCTCGAGATCGCGCGGCATCACGCAGCCAACGATCTGGTATCGTCGCTCGAGCGCATGCGCCACGACTGGACCATGGGGTGA
- a CDS encoding uracil phosphoribosyltransferase produces MFDTAYAESRYRVPEIPHRYGPGVHLLDDPFAWTLLTRACSPETGQPDMGRLVRMLYENLARVVLAAEFPRARVDVPTRMAAAHPEAVYRGLALSRTTKAVTVGIARAGTMPSQVVFELMNEVLDPALVRQDHLFMSRQTNEAGTVIGATWHDAKIGRDVGDRYVLFPDPMGATGSSMVSAVSYYKNSLEGTPAKCIAMHLIVTPEYIRRVHAEHPDVAIYALRLDRGLSEPAVLRTEPGTRADEEKGLNDRQYIVPGAGGVGEILNNAWV; encoded by the coding sequence ATGTTCGACACCGCTTACGCCGAGAGCCGGTATCGGGTGCCCGAGATCCCACACCGTTACGGGCCTGGGGTGCATCTTCTGGACGATCCGTTTGCCTGGACCCTGCTCACCCGTGCCTGCTCGCCCGAGACGGGGCAGCCCGACATGGGGCGCCTGGTTCGGATGCTCTACGAGAACTTGGCGCGCGTCGTGCTAGCGGCCGAGTTTCCGCGGGCGCGGGTGGATGTGCCAACTCGGATGGCGGCTGCCCACCCGGAGGCGGTGTACAGGGGGCTTGCCCTGTCCAGGACGACCAAGGCGGTCACGGTCGGGATCGCGAGGGCGGGGACCATGCCTTCGCAGGTCGTCTTCGAGCTCATGAACGAGGTGCTCGACCCGGCCTTGGTGCGGCAGGACCACCTTTTCATGAGCCGCCAGACGAACGAGGCGGGGACGGTGATCGGGGCTACCTGGCACGACGCGAAGATTGGGCGTGACGTCGGGGATCGGTATGTGCTGTTCCCGGATCCGATGGGGGCGACGGGGTCGTCGATGGTGAGCGCGGTGTCGTACTACAAGAACTCGCTCGAGGGGACGCCTGCGAAGTGCATCGCGATGCACCTCATCGTGACGCCCGAGTACATCCGCCGCGTGCACGCGGAGCATCCGGATGTGGCGATCTACGCGCTCAGGCTCGATCGTGGCTTGTCGGAGCCTGCGGTGCTTCGGACCGAGCCGGGGACGCGTGCGGATGAGGAGAAGGGGCTGAACGATCGGCAGTACATCGTGCCGGGCGCGGGAGGCGTGGGGGAGATTCTGAACAACGCTTGGGTGTGA
- a CDS encoding SMI1/KNR4 family protein, producing the protein MDSDLAESVAALKDIFAKRGIPASFGKAETPVVEELKKTFRVPSRYRAFLLAADPIDVETVTPVERVRLASSTKLASEQTLGGKRTDEIPNWRKSWVIIARSALLGDPYFLDVSKLDAEGDCPIYTCMIGTDTIKPELCASSFQQFLRILATSMEVATGFGEAVLDDDDEAIFREALAPKIKTIDSAALRAGHWT; encoded by the coding sequence GTGGACAGCGACCTGGCCGAATCGGTTGCGGCGCTCAAGGACATCTTCGCCAAACGAGGCATCCCAGCCAGCTTCGGCAAGGCTGAGACCCCCGTCGTCGAAGAGCTGAAGAAAACCTTCCGCGTTCCCTCGCGTTACCGCGCGTTCCTCCTCGCCGCCGACCCCATCGACGTCGAGACAGTCACGCCCGTCGAACGCGTTCGCCTCGCCTCCTCGACGAAGCTCGCGAGCGAACAAACCCTCGGCGGCAAACGCACCGACGAGATCCCAAACTGGCGCAAGAGCTGGGTCATCATCGCCCGCAGCGCCCTCCTCGGGGACCCCTACTTCCTCGACGTCTCCAAGCTCGACGCCGAAGGCGACTGCCCGATCTACACCTGCATGATCGGCACCGACACCATCAAACCCGAGCTGTGCGCCTCGAGCTTCCAGCAGTTCCTGCGCATCCTCGCCACCTCGATGGAAGTCGCCACCGGCTTCGGCGAAGCCGTCCTCGACGACGACGACGAAGCCATCTTCCGCGAAGCCCTCGCCCCCAAAATCAAGACCATCGACTCCGCCGCCTTACGCGCCGGCCACTGGACCTAG